CAGGGAAAAGCTGCCGCTGACGCGCCTATCGAGCAGCCCACGCTTTCGCAGCTATGCCGAGAACGCGCACTGGCGCGTCGGAAACGTGCTGTACGCCACCATCAACCTGCCCGCGGCCAACAACCACTACCTCCCGGCGGCAGGCCGCAACAGCGAATACGAAGACCGCGCGGTGGCCAACCGCTTCTGGCTCAACCGCCTGTTCGCAATCGCCAAGCAGGACAAGGTCAATGCGGTGGTGCTGTTCTCGGAAGGGAACATGCTGCCGCTGCTGCAACCAGCCAATGGCCTGCGCGCCCTGCTGCGGCGCGCGCCGTCGGGACACGACGGTTTTGCCAATACGCGGCGGCAGGTACAGATGCAATCGGCCAAGTTCAAGGGGCAGGTACTGGTCGTCGACAGCGCCGCGCTACCCAAGGATGCGGAGCCGGCAATCGAATGGCATGGCAATATCGGCCACCTGTCGGTCGGGGCGCACGCGGTGGAGGTGCTGGTGAAGGATTCGGGGAAGAACGTGTTCGGACTAGGTGAGGCGCTGCGCTGAGGGCGGCGCCGGCGCTCGACGCAGTAGAACGGGTTCCCGCCTTGGCCGGAACCCGATGGTCGGCGCCGCCGTAAACTAATTACTGCAGCGGCTGACTACGGAAATGGTCGCCAGCTTCGCTGTCGTCGAGTTCTTCATGGTGGTGGCCATGGGCGCCGTGCACGTGGCCGTGGGCGATTTCTTCGTCGGAGGCTGCGCGCACGTCGACCACGTCGAGTTCGAAGCGCAGGGCCATGCCGGCCAGCGGGTGGTTGCCGTCCAGTACCACCTTATCGTCGGCAATGTCGGTCACGGTGAAGATGGTCGGCTCATCGTCTTCGCCATCGGCCACGCCTTCGAACTGCATGCCTACTTCAAGCGGCTCGGGCAGGAGCTTGCGGTCTTCGACCTTCACCATCGCAGGATCGTAGTCGCCAAACGCATCTTCTGGCTCGACCTGGAGCGTCGACGAATAGCCCGTTTCCTTGCCGTCGAGTTCTTCTTCGATCTTCGGCAGCGTGTTCTCGTAGCCACCGTGCAGATAGACCATAGGCTGGGAACCTTCTTCGATCAGGTTGTTCTGGGCGTCCGACAGTTTGTAGTTGACCGTCACGACAGTATTCTTGGCAATCTTCATCGCGATTCCTTTCGTTGTGAGGTCCAGATTATACCCCTTGCCCGGGCGTGGCCCCGGTCCGGCTGGGTATAATGGCGCATGAAAAAATTACCGCTCCTTGGGAATATCACTCCCGCCCAGTTCCTGCGCGATTACTGGCAAAAGAAGCCGCTGCTGATCCGCCAGGCGATTCCCGGCTTTAAACCGCTGCTCAGTTTCGACAAACTGGCCGGGCTGGCACGCGAAAATCATGTCGAGTCGCGCCTGGTTACCCGGCGCGACGGCCAGTGGGACATGCAGCATGGCCCCCTGGCCGAACTGCCGGCGCGCAGCGAGCGCGAATGGACCATGCTGGTCCAGGGCGCCAACCTGTACGACCCAGGTGCCGACGCCCTGCTGCGCCAGTTCCGTTTCATCGCGGACGCCCGCCTCGACGACCTGATGATCAGCTTTGCGACCGATGGCGCTGGCGTGGGCCCGCATTTCGATTCGTATGACGTGTTCTTGCTGCAGGCGCACGGCAAGCGCCGCTGGCGCATCAGCGCGCAGCAAGACCTGGAACTGGTCGAAGGCCTGCCGCTCAAGATCCTGGCCAATTTTGCATCTGAAGAAGAATTCGTGCTTGAGCCGGGCGACATGCTCTACCTGCCTCCGCACTATGCGCACGACGGCGTCGCCGAGGGCGAGTGCATGACCTATTCGATCGGTTTCCGCGCGCCGGGCTACCAGGAAATCGGCGAAGCCTTCCTGCAATTCATGGCCGACTCGATCGACCTGCCGGGCCGCTATGCCGACCCGGACCTGCAGCCGGCCAAAAACCCGGCAGAGATCCCGCGCGAGATGCTCTCGACTATTACCGAAGAGCTCAACAAAGTGCGCTGGGACGAAGAAGACGTGGCGATCTTCCTGGGCGAATACCTGTCCGAGCCGAAGCACAATGTGTTCTTCACCGCGCCGGCCAAGCCGCTGGTGGTCGGCCGCTTCATGGAACAGGCCGGCAAGAAGGGCTTGAAACTGTCGAGCAAGACCTTGATGCTCTACCGCGGCAAGAACGTCTTTATCAATGGCGAATCGTTCGCCGTCGGCCGCGCCGACAAGGCGGTACTCGATGCGCTGGCCAACGAGCGCCGGCTCGAAGGCGCCCTGCTGGGCCAGGCTACCGACGACGTGCTCGAAGCGCTGTACACCTGGTACCAGGACGGCTGGATCGAACTGGCATAATCGAGCGCATCGCGCGCAATTACGCCCTACCGGAGAAGCCATGCAAGAAGCACGCTCGCTGCGTTTCGACACCCGCGCCGAGTTGGCGCTGCAGTGGCAGGCTTGCCTGGCCGCGGCGCACACCCGGCTCGACCTGTTCGATCCGGACTTCGCCGTCTTTGCGCTGGGCACGAGCGAGGTCGACGCGGCCTTGCGGACGTTTTTCGCGCGTGGCGGGGTTCTGCGCCTGGCGCTGCATTCGCCCGCGCATGTCGAACGCCACTATCCGCGCTTTCTGCGGCTGCTGCGCGATTTCAGTCACCGCGCCGAATGCCGGGCAACGCCGCAAGCGCTGCATCATCTGACCGATTCGTTCTGCATTGCAGACAATCGGCACGTGGTGCGGCGCTTTCATAGCGACCACCTGCGCGGTGAGGCCGCCTTCGATTCGCCCGGCGCGGTCGAGGTGCCGCGCCAGCGCTTCGATGCCATCTGGGATGATTCTTTTCTCACATTGCAGTCAACCAAAACCGGACTGTAGCCGTTATAGGCATGTTATCGGTCGTCACTCGGCTTGCCGCTTGTAACTTGTAACAAGATCGCGTAATTGAAGCGCAAATACTTTCACAAGAGCATGTGTTATCTATTGCGATTCAGTAAATTTCGCTATAATATCCGGTCAGGAAGGTTCCGTTGCCAAATAGGCAGTCTTGCTTTCAATGAAAGCACGAGAATTCCGCTGAGAAATAATTACCGGTAATTATTATTCAAACAAGCAGTACTTACTTTTGAAATATTAAGGAAAATCATGAAAAAATCCCTGCTGATCGTTTCCCTGATGGCTGTCGCTCTGGCTGCTTGCAGCAAGAAAGAAGAAGCTGCTCCAGTCGCTCCAGCAGTCGTTGAAGCGCCTGCTGCTACCACCGACACCACCGTCGTCGCGCCAGTCGCTACCGACGCTGCTGTTGCTGCTGACGCTGCTGCTGCCGCTTCGGCTGCTGCTTCGAACGCTGCTGACGCTGCTGCCGTCGCTTCGGACGCTGCTTCGCAAGCTGCTGAAACCGCTACCAAGTAATCAGATTTATCTGATGTTAAAGAACCGGCCTTCGGGCCGGTTTTTTTACGCCTCGTGGTTTATCGCGTGCAGATAAAAAAACCGGCCCGCAGGCCGGTTTGTCGATGCGCCGTCAGCGCAAGCGAATTACTTCAGCTCGTCTGCCAGCAGGTTCAGGATCTTGGCGCCGGTCGGGCCGGTATCGGCCTTGCCGTCGTTGGTCTGCACGGTCACCTGGGTGGTCGAGGCGCCCTGCTCGCCCTTGACCAGCACGCGGTAGCGCTGGGCTTCCTTGGCCTTGTCTTCTGAGCTGCCGAAGGTGAACAGTTTCTTGAAGAAGCCTTCTTTATTGGCTGCGTCCGGATCGACATAGCGCACAAAGTAGACGCCCTGCACGCGGTCGCGGTCTTCGACCGTGAAGCCGACGCGGTCCAGCGCCAGGCCGACGCGGCGCCAGGCACGGTCGAAGCCCTCGTCGAGCTCGACGGCGTTACCCACCAGCTTGGCGTGCAAGGTGGCGACTGGGGCATTGGCAACCATGGTTTCGGCAGCCTTGGTTTCCTTGACGCCGGTTAATTGCGCCACCATGCGGCCCAGGAATTGCGCTTCCAGGCCCGGGTCGTTGGCACGGGTGGTCCAGACGGTGGTCTCGCGCTGCGCGCCGTTGAGCACTTCTTCGGCGCCGCGGTGGCTGACATAGATCTCGGTCGAGCCGTCCGGCAGGCGCTCGAGGCGGGTGCGGAACTTGTCGCGCTCGCCGGTCGAATAGGCGCGGTCAAAGACCTTGCCCAGCGCGTTGCGAATGAAATCCTGCGGGATCTTCGAGCGGTTCTCGACCCAGCTGGTTTCCATGATGCCGGTGGTGGTCGACTCGGTTTCGATGGCGAAACCCTGGTTTTCCCAGAACTGGCGCAGTTGCGGCCACAGCTGTTCAGGAGTCTGCTTGACCACCAGCCAGCGCTGGTCGCCGTTGCGCTGGATGCTGACGGCGTCGGTCGAGACCGGGCCGATGGTGCTCATCGAACCGGCCACGGGCGCCATGCCCATCGCGGCGGCGCCGCGCTGCTGCTGCTGCTGGAAGCCCGACGCGGTGGCGACGCCCTTGCCGTCAGGGACAGCGTAGCGGTTGTCGCGCTGCAGTGCGGTCAGGTCCGGCGGCACTTCCAGCGCGGCGGCTTTCTTGGCGCCGCGGTAGTCGACCTTGTCCGACTCGAAGATGGTGGTGCAGGCAGCCAGGCTCAGGGCCAACGCGGAAAGCGTCAGCACGCGTACCGCGGCAGGCGCGCAAACCAGGTGTGCCGGATTGGAGTTCTTCTTGGTGCGAATAGTCATGTCGTTCGATGTCAGTTGCTGGAAACCGGAACCCTTGCGGGATCAGGTGGGGAGAAGGCCCGCCTGGGCCAGCGCGGTGCGTACGGTAGCGTGAAGCGGCTCCGACAGCGGCACCAGCGGCAGGCGCAGGCCGGATGGCATCTTGCCCATCTCGGCCAGTGCCCACTTGACCGGGACCGGATTGGGCTCGACGAACAGCTTGGCATGCAGCTCGAGGACGCGGTTGTTGATCTCGACGGCGCGCGCAATGTCGCCGGCCATGGCCGCGGCGCACAGTTCGTGCATCGCGCGCGGGGCCACGTTGGCGGTGACCGAGATATTGCCGGCCGCGCCGCAGAACATCAGCGCCATCGCGGTCGGATCGTCGCCCGAATACACGGCAAACGACTTGTCCACCATGCGCAGCAGCTCGATGCCGCGCCCGACGTTGCCGGTGGCGTCCTTGATGCCGATGATGTTGTCGATCGGCGCCAGGCGCGCGACGGTCTCGTTGCTCATGTCGGCCACGGTGCGGCCCGGCACGTTGTACAGGATGACCGGCAGGTCTACCGCTTCGGCGATGGCCTTGAAGTGGCGGTACATGCCTTCCTGGGTTGGACGGTTGTAATAAGGAACCACCTGCAGGGTCGCATCGGCGCCGACCGCTTTCGCGTGGCGCGTCAGGGCGATGGCCTCGACCGTCGAATTGCCGCCGGCGCCGGCAATGACCGGAATGCGGCCGGCGACATGCTCGACCGCCAGTTTGATCAGCTCGCCATGCTCTTCGGGGGAAACGGTGGCCGACTCGCCGGTGGTGCCGACGATGACAATGCCATCGGTGCCCTGCTCGATATGCCAGTCGAGCAACTGGCGCAGGGAGTCGCGGTCGAGACTGCCGTCCTCGAACATCGGGGTGACGATTGCTACGATGCTGCCCTTAATCATATGCGTTGACCGTGCCACTAAGTAAATAAAAATCTGATTGTAGCGGATCGCCCGCCAAATTGGTTCATTTCGCCGCCAGATTATGGTCGAGCCTGGCCTGGTGTCTGGCGAAGCCGGGGCCGGCCGCGCACAGGCGCTGTACCTGGGCCGGCTGCGGATGCTCGACATGGCCATCTTCGTAGGCCAGTACCTGCAGGCCGCCGCTTGCTGCCAGCGCCAGCAGTTCGGCGGGTGCCAGCAAGAAGTCCGGATTCGAGGGCTTGCCGTAGACCTCGTTGCCTTGGGCGAAGGTTTCGTAGATCAGGATGCCGTCCGGCCGCAGGCTGCGCACCAGCTGCGCGAACAGCGGACGGTGCAGGTAATTGGTCACGACAATGGCGGCAAAGCGGCCGGCTGCGAAGGGCCAGACGGCGCCTTCGCGCTCGAGGTCGTGCTGCAGCGTCGCGACCCTCGGACCTGCCAGCTGCGCCAGCTCGGCCAACTGGTCGGCGTTGCGGTCGAGCGCCACTACCGACAGGGCGCGGTCGGCGAACAATCGCGCGTGGCGCCCCGACCCGCAGGCCAGGTCGAGCACTTCGCCGCCTGTTACCAGGGGCGCGAAACGCGCGACCCAGGGCGAGACCGGCAGCGTCGGCGCCTGATTCACGACAGCAGCAGGGTCAGCGGCGAAGCGATCAGCTGCAGCAGCATGCGGCCGAACATCATCACCGGGCCAACCCAGAACGACAACAGGTTAAAGAACAGCAGCGCCAGCACGATGAAGAAACCATAGGGCTCGATGCGCGCGAACTGGTAGGCCAGGCGGGTCGGCAGCATGCTGGTCAACACGCGGCCACCGTCCAGTGGCGGAATCGGCAGCAGGTTGAAGGCGAACAGCAGCAGGTTCACGATCAGGCCGGCCTGCGCTACCTTGTGCGGGAATTCCTCGCCGACCCCGAAGGCCACCAGCACCACCGCGAAGATCAGCCACATCAGGGCCATGATGAAATTTGCGCCGGGGCCGGCCAGCGCCACCCAGGCCATGTCGCGTTTCGGATTGCGCAGGCGCGCAAAGTCGACCGGCACCGGCTTGGCATAACCGAACACGAAACCGGTGGTCAGGTAGAGCGCAATCGGAATCACGATGGTGCCGACGATGTCGACGTGCACCAGCGGATTGAGGGTCATGCGTCCCGCGGCGTAAGCGGTGTTATCGCCAAAATAACGGGCAACATAGGCGTGGGCGGCTTCGTGCAGGGTGATCGCAAAAAGAACGGGCAGCGCGTAGACAGCGATATTACGAATCAGGTCATCCATGGTGGGATTCTACCAGAGGCAGCAGCCCGCCCGCCCGGTGTTAAGGGGCTTATAAGCCAAAGGCGGCCGGGTCGCCCCGGCCTTGGCGCACCAGCACCGGTGCGTCGCCGGTCAGGTCGATGACGGTGGTCGCTTCGAGCGTGCCGGCGCCGCCGTCGATTACCAGTTCGACCAGCTTGTCGAGGCGCTCGCGCACCTCGTCGGGATCGGACAGCATGTGCTCGTCGCCCGGCAGTTGCAAGGTGGTGCCGATCAGCGGCTCGCCCAGTTCTTCGAGCAGGGCCAGCATGATGGGGTTTTGCGGCACGCGCAGGCCAATAGTCTTGCGCGACGGATGCGACAGGCGGCGCGGCACTTCGCGCGTGGCCTCCAGGATCACCGTGTACGGCCCCGGCATGGTGGCCTTGAGCAGCCGGTACTGGGCGTTGTCGACGCGCGCGAAATGCGCCACCGCCGACAGGTCGTGCACCAGCAGCGTGAGGTGGTGCTTGTCGTCGACCCCGCGAATGCGGCGCAGCTTGTCGACCGCGCTCTTGTCGTCGAGGCGGCAGACCAGCGCATAGGCCGAGTCGGTCGGCACGGCGACGATGCCGCCGCTGCCAATGATCTGTGCGGCCTGCTTGATCAGGCGCAGCTGCGGATTGTCGGGGTGGATCTGGAAAAATTGGGCCATCGGAGCCTTCTTGTTAAATGGACGCCTGGCGCAGGGCCTGGAGCGCGGCGATGCGCTGCTCCATGGGCGGATGGGTCGAGAACAGCGCGCCCCAGCCGCCGCCGCTGCCGGAAATTCCGGAAGCGGACATCGACGCAGGCAGTGCGCCGGGTGCCAGGCCGCCGAGGCGGGCCAGCGCGCGCTGCATCGGCACCGAAGTGCCCATCAGGGTCGCGGCGCCGGCGTCGGCGCGAAATTCGCGCTTGCGCGAAAACCAGGCGACGATGATCGAGGCCACGATGCCGAACAGGATCTCGCACACGAACACGGTCGCCATGTAGCCGATGCCGGGGCCGCGGCCTTCGTTGCGCAGCAAGACCTTGTCGACAAAAAAGCCGACCACGCGCGCCAGGAACACCACAAAGGTATTAACCACGCCCTGGATCAGGGTCAGCGTGATCATGTCGCCGTTCGCGATATGCGCCACTTCGTGGCCGAGCACGGCTTCGACCTCGTCCTGGTTCATGCTGGCCAATAGGCCGGTGGAAACCGCCACCAGCGCCGAATTCTTGAAGGCGCCCGTGGCAAACGCGTTCGGCTCGCCGTCGTACACGGCCACTTCGGGCGTCTCGATGCCGGCCCGCGCGGACAGCTTGGCGACGGTGGCGAGCAGCCACTGCTCGGTGCTGTTGCCTGGCTGCTCGATCACGCGTGCACCGGTCGACCATTTGGCCATCGGTTTGCTCAGCAAGAGCGAGATGAACGAGCCGGTAAAGCCGACCACCAGCGAGAACAGGGCCAGCGACGGGATATCGATCCCCTGCCCGGTGACGGCGCGCCCCACCCCGAGCAGGTTCAGGACAAGCGACACCACCAGCACCACGGCCAGGTTGGTAGCAAGGAACAGGACAATGCGTTTCATGAGTGCGCCTCCGGACAACTGGATGATATCAGGATGCCAAGATTGGGCTGCACACGGTGAAATTCAAGTGCTCTGCCGTGGCCAGCCTGTCATTTCCAATCGTGCCACACGGGCGTCAAGCCCGCCGGCAGCGACGGCAATTCGGCAAACTCGACGCGGGCCTCGCCGGGCGCATGGAAGTCGGTCCCGCGCGAGGCCAGAAAGCCGTAGCGCCGCGCCATCTCGGCATAGGTAGCATACTGGTCCGGCGTGTGGCTGCCGGTCACCACCTCGATGGCCTTGCCGCCGAGCTGGCTGAACTCGTCGAACAGGGCGCCTTCGGCGGTCGCGCTGAATTTATAGCGGCCCGGGTGGGCGATCACGGCAATGCCGCCGGCGCCGCGGATCCAGCCGACCGCCTGCGCCAGCGTGGCCCAGCGGTGCGGCACGTAGCCGGGCTTGCCCTCGGTGAGAAATTTACGGAACACCTCGGAGGTAGAGCCGCACACCCCGAGCTCGACCAGGTAGCGCGCGAAATGGGTGCGCGAGACCAGGTCCGGGTTGGCCACGTAGTTGAGCGCGCCCTCGTAGGCGCCCGGAATGCCGGCTTGCTCGAGCAGGGCGGCGATGTCGCGCGCCCGCGCCTGGCGGCCACTGCGGGTGGCGGCCAGGCCGGCAACCAGTGCGGGGTTGTTTTCGTCGATGTGCAAGCCGACGATGTGCACCGTCTCGCCCGCCCAGGTGACCGAGATCTCGACCCCGGACACGAAGCGCATCCCGAGTTCTTCGGCACTCTGGCGCGCGGCCTGGATGCCGCTCACCTCGTCGTGATCGGTCAGCGCCCACATGTCGACCCCGCTTCTGCGGGCATAGGCGGCCACCGCGGCAGGTGCGAGCACGCCGTCGGAAACATTGGAATGGCAGTGGAGATCGACTTTCATGGCACGGCTGTAGCAATGGCGGTGAAGGCGATGATTGTACGCGCCAACGGCCGCCTGCGCTTTACTCCCGCGATCAGCCCGGCACCTCGTCCCCTGCCAGAAACGCTTCGATCATCGCCGCCAGCATCTCTGGCTGGTCGTGGTGCAGCATATGCCCCGCCTCCGGCATCATGCGCGCGGTCACTCGCGACAGGTGGGCGCGGCGGCGGTCGATTTCGGCGCGGGCCTGCTCTTTCGGCCCCATCCAGCGCCACATGTCGGTGTGCTCGGCCTCGACCCACAGCACCGGTGCGGCGATCTCGGTCCAGCAGGCCAGCACTTCTTCGGCGTGGTACAGCAACGGCCCGGTCATCTTGTGCGCCGGGTCGCCCAGGATGCGCCACTGACCATCGGCGTCGAGCGCCGCCCAGTGCCCGGCCAGAAAGTCCGCGCGCTCCTGGCCCAGGCGCGGATTGGTCTTGCGCAGCCGCGCGGCGACCTCGTCCAGGCTGGCGTAGCCGCGCATCTCGGGCTTGTCGCGCAATTCGTCGAGCCACTTGGCGAACCGGCGCGGCGCCTGCGACGCTCGGGTGTCGGGCAGGCCGAAGCCTTCCAGGTTGACCAGCTTGGCGATGCGCTGCGGGCGCACGCCCGCATACAGGCTGGCGATATTCCCGCCCATGCTGTGGCCCACCAGGTTGACCGCCTCACCCGGAGCGTAATGATCGAGCACCGCTTCGAGGTCGGCCAGGTAGTCGGGGAACCAATAGGTGTCGGCGTGCGAGCGCTCGCTCAGGCCGAAACCACGCCAGTCGAAGGCGATCACGTGCCAGTCGCCCTGCAGGCAATCGACCACGAACTGGAACGAGGCGGCGACGTCCATCCAGCCGTGCTGCATGAAGATCTTCGGTGCGCCTTCGCGGCCCCAGTGGCGGACATGGGTGCGCAGGCCGCGCACGGTGAGAAATTCAGAACGGGAAGATTGCATGGAGCCTCGCAAGAACGCATAAAAAAGTACGACCGTTCGCATTATACCGTT
Above is a genomic segment from Massilia sp. H6 containing:
- a CDS encoding peptidylprolyl isomerase, with the protein product MKIAKNTVVTVNYKLSDAQNNLIEEGSQPMVYLHGGYENTLPKIEEELDGKETGYSSTLQVEPEDAFGDYDPAMVKVEDRKLLPEPLEVGMQFEGVADGEDDEPTIFTVTDIADDKVVLDGNHPLAGMALRFELDVVDVRAASDEEIAHGHVHGAHGHHHEELDDSEAGDHFRSQPLQ
- a CDS encoding cupin domain-containing protein; amino-acid sequence: MKKLPLLGNITPAQFLRDYWQKKPLLIRQAIPGFKPLLSFDKLAGLARENHVESRLVTRRDGQWDMQHGPLAELPARSEREWTMLVQGANLYDPGADALLRQFRFIADARLDDLMISFATDGAGVGPHFDSYDVFLLQAHGKRRWRISAQQDLELVEGLPLKILANFASEEEFVLEPGDMLYLPPHYAHDGVAEGECMTYSIGFRAPGYQEIGEAFLQFMADSIDLPGRYADPDLQPAKNPAEIPREMLSTITEELNKVRWDEEDVAIFLGEYLSEPKHNVFFTAPAKPLVVGRFMEQAGKKGLKLSSKTLMLYRGKNVFINGESFAVGRADKAVLDALANERRLEGALLGQATDDVLEALYTWYQDGWIELA
- the bamC gene encoding outer membrane protein assembly factor BamC translates to MTIRTKKNSNPAHLVCAPAAVRVLTLSALALSLAACTTIFESDKVDYRGAKKAAALEVPPDLTALQRDNRYAVPDGKGVATASGFQQQQQRGAAAMGMAPVAGSMSTIGPVSTDAVSIQRNGDQRWLVVKQTPEQLWPQLRQFWENQGFAIETESTTTGIMETSWVENRSKIPQDFIRNALGKVFDRAYSTGERDKFRTRLERLPDGSTEIYVSHRGAEEVLNGAQRETTVWTTRANDPGLEAQFLGRMVAQLTGVKETKAAETMVANAPVATLHAKLVGNAVELDEGFDRAWRRVGLALDRVGFTVEDRDRVQGVYFVRYVDPDAANKEGFFKKLFTFGSSEDKAKEAQRYRVLVKGEQGASTTQVTVQTNDGKADTGPTGAKILNLLADELK
- the dapA gene encoding 4-hydroxy-tetrahydrodipicolinate synthase; the protein is MIKGSIVAIVTPMFEDGSLDRDSLRQLLDWHIEQGTDGIVIVGTTGESATVSPEEHGELIKLAVEHVAGRIPVIAGAGGNSTVEAIALTRHAKAVGADATLQVVPYYNRPTQEGMYRHFKAIAEAVDLPVILYNVPGRTVADMSNETVARLAPIDNIIGIKDATGNVGRGIELLRMVDKSFAVYSGDDPTAMALMFCGAAGNISVTANVAPRAMHELCAAAMAGDIARAVEINNRVLELHAKLFVEPNPVPVKWALAEMGKMPSGLRLPLVPLSEPLHATVRTALAQAGLLPT
- a CDS encoding bifunctional 2-polyprenyl-6-hydroxyphenol methylase/3-demethylubiquinol 3-O-methyltransferase UbiG; its protein translation is MNQAPTLPVSPWVARFAPLVTGGEVLDLACGSGRHARLFADRALSVVALDRNADQLAELAQLAGPRVATLQHDLEREGAVWPFAAGRFAAIVVTNYLHRPLFAQLVRSLRPDGILIYETFAQGNEVYGKPSNPDFLLAPAELLALAASGGLQVLAYEDGHVEHPQPAQVQRLCAAGPGFARHQARLDHNLAAK
- a CDS encoding site-2 protease family protein; the encoded protein is MDDLIRNIAVYALPVLFAITLHEAAHAYVARYFGDNTAYAAGRMTLNPLVHVDIVGTIVIPIALYLTTGFVFGYAKPVPVDFARLRNPKRDMAWVALAGPGANFIMALMWLIFAVVLVAFGVGEEFPHKVAQAGLIVNLLLFAFNLLPIPPLDGGRVLTSMLPTRLAYQFARIEPYGFFIVLALLFFNLLSFWVGPVMMFGRMLLQLIASPLTLLLS
- a CDS encoding L-threonylcarbamoyladenylate synthase produces the protein MAQFFQIHPDNPQLRLIKQAAQIIGSGGIVAVPTDSAYALVCRLDDKSAVDKLRRIRGVDDKHHLTLLVHDLSAVAHFARVDNAQYRLLKATMPGPYTVILEATREVPRRLSHPSRKTIGLRVPQNPIMLALLEELGEPLIGTTLQLPGDEHMLSDPDEVRERLDKLVELVIDGGAGTLEATTVIDLTGDAPVLVRQGRGDPAAFGL
- the htpX gene encoding protease HtpX, which codes for MKRIVLFLATNLAVVLVVSLVLNLLGVGRAVTGQGIDIPSLALFSLVVGFTGSFISLLLSKPMAKWSTGARVIEQPGNSTEQWLLATVAKLSARAGIETPEVAVYDGEPNAFATGAFKNSALVAVSTGLLASMNQDEVEAVLGHEVAHIANGDMITLTLIQGVVNTFVVFLARVVGFFVDKVLLRNEGRGPGIGYMATVFVCEILFGIVASIIVAWFSRKREFRADAGAATLMGTSVPMQRALARLGGLAPGALPASMSASGISGSGGGWGALFSTHPPMEQRIAALQALRQASI
- a CDS encoding 3',5'-nucleoside bisphosphate phosphatase, which encodes MKVDLHCHSNVSDGVLAPAAVAAYARRSGVDMWALTDHDEVSGIQAARQSAEELGMRFVSGVEISVTWAGETVHIVGLHIDENNPALVAGLAATRSGRQARARDIAALLEQAGIPGAYEGALNYVANPDLVSRTHFARYLVELGVCGSTSEVFRKFLTEGKPGYVPHRWATLAQAVGWIRGAGGIAVIAHPGRYKFSATAEGALFDEFSQLGGKAIEVVTGSHTPDQYATYAEMARRYGFLASRGTDFHAPGEARVEFAELPSLPAGLTPVWHDWK
- a CDS encoding alpha/beta fold hydrolase, producing MQSSRSEFLTVRGLRTHVRHWGREGAPKIFMQHGWMDVAASFQFVVDCLQGDWHVIAFDWRGFGLSERSHADTYWFPDYLADLEAVLDHYAPGEAVNLVGHSMGGNIASLYAGVRPQRIAKLVNLEGFGLPDTRASQAPRRFAKWLDELRDKPEMRGYASLDEVAARLRKTNPRLGQERADFLAGHWAALDADGQWRILGDPAHKMTGPLLYHAEEVLACWTEIAAPVLWVEAEHTDMWRWMGPKEQARAEIDRRRAHLSRVTARMMPEAGHMLHHDQPEMLAAMIEAFLAGDEVPG